One part of the Ursus arctos isolate Adak ecotype North America unplaced genomic scaffold, UrsArc2.0 scaffold_14, whole genome shotgun sequence genome encodes these proteins:
- the CIB3 gene encoding calcium and integrin-binding family member 3 — protein sequence MGNKQTVFTHEQLEAYQDCTFFTRKEIMRLFYRYQDLAPQLVPLDYTSCPDVKVPYELIGSMPELKDNPFRQRIAQVFSEDGDGHMTLDNFLDMFSVMSEMAPRDLKAYYAFKIYDFNNDGYICAWDLEQTVTKLTRGELSAEEVSLVCEKVLDEADGDHDGRLSLEDFQNMILRAPDFLSTFHIRI from the exons ATGGGCAACAAGCAGACAGTCTTCACTCATGAGCAGCTGGAAGCATATCAG GACTGCACCTTCTTCACAAGAAAGGAAATCATGAG gctcttctATCGCTACCAGGACTTGGCTCCCCAGCTTGTCCCCCTCGACTATACCAGCTGTCCTGATGTGAAGGTGCCCTACGAGCTCATCGGCAGCATGCCTGAGCTGAAG GACAACCCGTTCCGCCAGAGGATTGCCCAGGTGTTCTCTGAGGACGGGGATGGGCACATGACCTTGGACAACTTTCTGGACATGTTTTCCGTGATGAGCGAAATGGCTCCCCGCGATCTCAAAGCCtactatgcttttaaaatttatg ACTTTAACAATGACGGCTACATCTGTGCGTGGGACCTGGAGCAGACAGTGACCAAGCTGACACGGGGGGAGCTGAGCGCTGAGGAGGTGAGCCTGGTGTGCGAGAAGGTGCTAGATGAGGCCGATGGCGACCATGATGGGCGGCTCTCCCTGGAAGACTTCCAGAACATGATCCTGCGGGCACCCGACTTCCTCAG CACCTTCCACATTCGCATCTGA
- the HSH2D gene encoding hematopoietic SH2 domain-containing protein: MTEVGRLPPPLPPRLDWFVQTQVAQLAQEGVPAWFHGAISREDAENLLQLRPPGSFLIRVSHSHVGYTLSYKAQSCCRHFMVKLLDDGSFVIPGEEKAHASLDALVTFHQQQPVRPHGDLLTQPCGQKDPANSDYEDLFLYSSALTEEVASPAYIPKGHQNPSYYPRAAPEETSASLKGRKPKGEMDRASTEEATSSWPPKTPLEKACRKLWRNLKAFPQTGKRVQQQLTSHLTSTNLSSLWNAGPPVVTHSPGARPGDTHREDNVDTDSSVATSLASPSQPQDLRDRADPSMKVSRLASWSEATPRVKDWPQVVVRALSSKVSKPETKDLAEPQKDWLPEEYRPPPPFAPGYC, translated from the exons ATGACAGAAGTGGGAAGGCTGCCCCCTCCATTGCCCCCACGACTGGACTGGTTCGTGCAGACACAGGTGGCTCAGCTCGCCCAAGAAGGGGTCCCTGCATGGTTCCACGGTGCCATCTCGAGAGa GGATGCTGAGAATTTGCTGCAGTTACGGCCACCGGGATCCTTTCTCATTAGAGTGAGTCACAGCCACGTGGGCTACACACTGTCCTACAA AGCCCAAAGCTGCTGCCGCCACTTCATGGTGAAGCTTTTGGATGACGGGAGCTTCGTGATCCCAGGGGAGGAGAAGGCCCATGCCTCGCTGGACGCCCTGGTCACCTTCCACCAGCAGCAGCCTGTGCGGCCACACGGGGACCTGCTGACTCAGCCCTGCGGGCAG aaGGATCCAGCGAACTCAGATTATGAGGATCTCTTCCTTTACTCCAGTGCATTGACTGAGGAAGTCGCCAGCCCCGCCTACATCCCCAAGGGACATCAGAATCCTTCCTACTATCCCAGGGCGGCCCCCGAGGAG ACCTCAGCGAGcctgaagggaaggaagccaaaaGGAGAGATGGACAGAGCTTCCACGGAGGAAGCCACTTCCTCCTGGCCCCCAAAAACTCCTCTTGAGAAGGCCTGCCGGAAACTCTGGAGGAACCTCAAGGCATTCCCTCAGACGGGCAAGAGGGTCCAGCAGCAGCTGACATCCCACCTGACATCTACGAACTTGTCATCACTCTGGAATGCTGGGCCACCAGTAGTGACACACAGCCCGGGAGCCAGGCCAGGTGACACACACCGGGAAGATAATGTTGACACAGACAGCTCTGTGGCCACGTCCCTTGCAAGCCCCTCGCAGCCCCAGGATCTGAGAGACAGAGCTGACCCCTCCATGAAGGTCTCAAGATTGGCCAGCTGGAGCGAGGCGACCCCGAGGGTCAAGGATTGGCCCCAGGTGGTAGTGAGGGCCCTGTCCTCAAAAGTGTCCAAACCAGAGACAAAGGATTTGGCAGAACCCCAGAAGGACTGGCTCCCCGAGGAGTACCGCCCACCGCCACCCTTTGCCCCTGGGTACTGCTAG